The window AACTGGATGGTGGCCACATTGCGTATGCGCTGGCGGGAAAGCATCACCGGAAGGTGGCAATCTTCACACTGCTCATGCTGATTGGTATGGGGATTGCGTATTGGCCAGGATGGCTGTTCTGGGCATCCCTCTCCCTTGTCCTGGGGTTGAAACACCCCCCTCCCCTGAATGACGTGACCCCGCTGGATGAACGCAGGAGGCTGGTCGGCTTCGCGTCGCTACTGCTGTTGCTGAGCGTGATTACGCCATCCCCCTTCAATTTCTCGGAGTCATAAGTCGATCGATGGAGAGACAGAGGGTTCGGAAATCGAAGGAGCCACCACTCCGGTTCCAATGAGGAAGGAACGACACGGATTGTTTAAGCATCTGCTGTATCGTTTGTACGAAGGGCGGCTGTTTCAGGAAGTTCGAGGCGGAGAACTGCCCCGGCACATCGGTCTGATCCTCGATGGCAATCGGCGATACGCAAGGGAACACGGGTATGCCAGCCTCCTTGAAGGACACCGGAAAGGAGCGGAGAAGCTGGAAGAGGTCCTGAACTGGTGCCAGGAGCTTGAAATCAGGATGGTGACCGTGTGGATCTTTTCTACTGAAAACATATCCCGAAGCCAAGAGGAGGTAGACGGTCTCCTGGCACTGATCGAGAAGAAGATGCGCGACATTGCCCAGGATCCCAAGGTACATCGGAAGCGGATGCGGATCAGGGCTATCGGCAAGATGGAACTCCTCCCTCCGTCCACGGTGCAGGCGATCCGTGAGGCAGAGGAGGCCACGCGGGACTATGACGCCTTTTTTCTGAATGTCGCCGTCGGGTATGGCGGACGACAGGAGATCGCGGATGCTGTTGCGACCATGCTCAGGGACAAATCGGAAAGAAATATCCCACTGGAAAAGATCATCGATGATATTTCCATCGACGAGATTGGCAAGTATCTCTATACCTATGACCTGCCCGATCCTGATCTCATCATCCGGACCAGCGGTGAAGTTCGACTGAGCGGGTTCCTGCTCTGGCAGAGCGCGTACAGCGAGTATTACTTTTGTGACGCCTACTGGCCGGTTTTTAGAAAGATCGACTTCTTTCGCGCCATTCGAAGCTTTCAGCAGCGCGAGCGCCGGTTTGGGGTATGAGTGAAAGGGCGGCCTTCAATCGCTCCAGAGTCAGGAGGGTAATCGTATGAAGCCTATCAGACAACTGACAGCACTCCTCGCGCTATGCCTCTTAGTGCAGATGACCGCAGCGTCCTGGGTGAGGGCCGAAGAGACCAGCCTGGGTGCGGATGTGTCCGCCGGCGCGGTCAGCGTCATTGCCACCGTCATCACGCTGCCGCTCAAGCTTATCACCTGCGCTGCGACGGTGGCGCTTGGTGGGACGGCCTATGGGCTGACCATGGGGACCAGCGAGATCATTCGGGAAGAGTTGGTAGCCGGAACCAATCAGACCTGCGGCGGGCGATTCTACGTGTCGCCCCAGCAGGTCAAGCAGCTTGTGAGAGAACCAGAACTGCGAAGGTAGGTGGGGCAGCTTGTCCACCTCCCCTCGTCGTCATCAATCCATGGGGTAGCCGCGCAATGCGCTTCGGCGGCGGCAGAACGGCTCCCCGAACCTATTGGAGGCGCCAATGAAGATGACCGTACGGGTTGTTGTGCTTGCACTTGTGATGTCGATGGCCCTCACCACCCAGGCCGTTGCCGGGGAACTGACTCATTCGACGCGGGGCCAGAAGGCACTGAGAGGTGCCGCCAATCTGACCCTTGGGCTGTTCATCGAATGGCCGAAAATGATCTGCTATGAGGCGCGAGAGCAGGGTCCGCTTTTGGGGATCCCCTCAGGATTCCTTGCCGGTTTTGGTCTCGGATTGATGCGAATGGGCGTTGGGGCGTACGAACTCGTCACCTTCCCGGTCGCGATCCCGGACGATTATCGACCGATCTTGAGTCCACGTTATCCCTTTGAACCGGGACGGACGGTGGTGTCGCCCGCCCTCATCGCGCGCCCACAAGAAGGCGACAGGCCCTAGTCAAGCTGTCGCCGAGCCCCTCGCGTGAGCTTCGCTCACTGGCCTGCACTCTTTACCAGTGTGAGCGCGACTGAATTGATGCAGTAGCGGAGGCGTGTCGGCGGTGGCCCGTCAGCAAAGACGTGGCCCAGGTGCGCGTCGCACCGGCTACACCGCACCTCGGTGCGACGCATCAACAGGTCGGTATCCTCTACGGTCTTGATCTGCTCTGGCGCCAGAGGGGCCCAGAAGCTGGGCCACCCGGTTCTAGAGTCGAACTTTGCGTCCGAGCCAAACAATTCATTCCCGCAGCAGACGCACTGGTAGATTCCATCTTCTTTGCAGTCGTGGTATTCACCAGAAAACGGCCTTTCAGTCCCCTTCTGCCGACAGACATAGAACTGCTCCGGCGTGAGCTGTGCCTTCCATTCCTCATCGGTTTTGGGTAGCTTATCATTCATTAGTACGTGTCGCTTATGCTGGATTGCGTAGACCGGAGAGGTCAACGCGCCACTGATATTCTTCGAGGTAGAAGTTGAGGTCGATTGAGTATAGCTGCTCCTTCACGGATCTGGGGGAGCCCTTGGTCTCGAAAAGCAGTGTGGCCGAAACGACGACGTGACTAGGCGAAACTGGTGCGATCTGGAGATTGTGAAGGCGCTTGTCGCAGCATGCGAGTTGCCACGGACTTCTGTCCATCCTTTGAGTGAATATGTCCTTCGAAATGGCGGAGCGGCTCTGGCTCGTGCCTTGCTCCCACATCGACCACCATTCGTGATAGCCCCACTGATCAAGTAGCCGTTGAAAGCGGTCCCGGACGATGTCAACGTGAGCCGCGTCCCCAGCAGTGGAGTGGACTGCCGGAAGAAACAGAAGCCATAACGTCAGTGTGGCGGGAATTGCAGTACTGGCTTTCATGCGGATTGATCCCTTGGTCTATCGACGAGTTGTCGTTTTTCGTCATTGCAAACGACGATTATACTGGCGTGTATAGTATTACCCGATAAATCCTGACGCTAGTCGCAATTCTCCTGTCATTCCTCAGAGTTGTCAACGGAATTTCAACGGTGCCGATAGCGGCAAAGGCCGCCCCGATGGTCGGCATAATCTTATTTTCCGGGAACTGGCCTCGGGCGTGCTTGCCCTTTTCCTCGGGAAAGCTTACGATTAGGCGACAATCTGCTTTTGTAACTTTCTACCAACAGCCGCATAGGAGGAGTCACGGTGCCGCTGGTCAAGGTCAAGCAAAAGTTCCAGGTGACACTTCCCGCCTCGGTACGCCGGAAGATGGAGGTGGCGGTGGGGGATCTCTTAGAGGCCGACGTTCGTGGTAAGAAAATTACGCTAACCCCGAAGGTGGCCGTCGATCGGGCTCTTATTGAGAAACGCTTGGCTGAGAGCTTTGAAGACTTTCGCAAAGGGCGAGTGCACGGCCCGTTCTCCTCGACCAAGGAAGTGACTCGAGCGCTGCGGGCGGGCAAGTCACGTAAGACTGCCTGATGCGGGCTGTCTTCAGTGAAGGTAATGGGATCGAGGAGGGATAGCAGATTACTCTAATAAGATGATGTGGTGCCGAAGCGGGGACTCGAACCCCGATGGGCGTACGCCCACTGCGCCCTGAACGCAGCGCGTCTACCAATTCCGCCACTTCGGCATGGCTCATCGCAAGTTGCTTACGCTCATTACTTGTAAAGGGTCAACGCTGAAAAGTCAACGGAAAAGCGCAGGAGTAGTTAGCTACTCAGGTAGATAGACTGAAGGCTGAAGGCTCTTAGGGGTAAGTCATGCGTGATCACACAAAACTTCGGGCATTTGAGTTGGCTGATGAAGTGGCAATGTTGGTGTATCGGGTAACCGCAGGGTTTCCGAAAACAGAGATGTTTGTGCTGACTTCTCAAATACGGCGGGCAGCAGTTTCAGTTCCTTCTAACATCGTGGAGGGTTGCGCTCGTGACAGCGAGGCAGATTATCTCAGATTTCTCACTATAGCCTTCGGGTCCTTGAGGGAACTGCGCTATCAACTACATTTGGCAAAGCGTTTGGGCTTCTTGCCCAATGAGGAGTCCTGCCTGATAGAACCAAAGATCGTGGAAACCGAGAAGGTCTTGAATGGATTGATTCGTGCCTTACGAGATGATTTATAGCCTTCAGCCTTCAGCCTAAACGCCTGAGTAGTTACGCGCAGGAAGAGCTCATGGATTACGAAGACGATCATATGTGTTTTGTCTGCGGCAAGCAGAACGGAGACGGGCTGCACCTCGATTTCGAGCTGATCGGTGATGATCGCATCCGGACCGAGTTTACCCCATCGAAGCGGTTTCAGGGCTGGAAGGACGTCCTGCATGGGGGTATTATCGCGACCATTCTCGATGAGGTGATGGTCAACGGCGCCTACTTGCGGCAGATCATGGCCGTAACCACCAAGCTCCAGATTACGCTCAGGCGCCCGGTCGCCATTGGAGAGCGGGTCGTCTTCTACGGGCAGATCCTGAAGCAGGGCGCCAGAACAGTCGACATGAAAGCCTGGGCCGAGGGGGAGAATGGGACGATCGTTGCCGAGGCCACCGGCCTTCTGATGAAGATCCGAGGGTAAGAAGGGGGATCAGGTGCGGCGGATCGTGACGTTGCTGACCGACTTTGGACTGAGCGATCCGTTTGTCGGCATGATGAAAGGGGTGATCCTCGGGATCAACCCCCATGCGGTGCTCGTCGATCTGTGCCATGGCAGCAAGGCCTACGAACCCTCTGAGGCGGCATTTGCTCTCATTACGGCGTATCGCTTCTTTCCTCAAGGCACGATCCACGTCGCGGTGATTGACCCAGGGGTCGGCGGGCCTCGCCGCCCACTCCTGGTGACCTGCGACGGCCATCTGTTCATTGGCCCGGACAACGGACTCCTGGCCCCGCTCGCAGAGAAGGCCGAATCGTCGGGCGTCAGGGCCATCACTGCTACCCGGTATTTTCTTCACCCCGTCAGTGTTACTTTTCACGGCCGCGACATCTTTGCGCCTGTCGCCGCCCATCTTTCGCTCGGGGTTGAGCCTGCCGAGCTTGGAGAACCGATCGATGACTATGTCCGCCTGACGCTCCCACGCGCGGCGCCGTTCGGGACCTCCGGGATCAAGGGGGAAATCCTTCACATCGATCGGTTCGGTAACCTGGTGACAAATGTTACCCGTGTCGACCTGAAACATCTGGCGGCTGGAGATTTACCTGCGGAATTCTTGGTCCACGTTGCCGGCCTGGAGGTTCCGATTGTTGCCTACTATGGTCAGGTTGCCCCTGGTGTGCCTGGCGCCGTTATTGGAAGCGCGGACTGCCTGGAAATCTTTGTGAATCAGGGGGATGCGTCCAGGCTCCTCGGCGTAGGACGAGGAGCCGAGGTTGTGGTCGGCAGGAAGGATGGCGAAGAGTCGCGTCTTTGACAAGCTATGAAGCACTGTGTTAGGCTCAACCACTACGGTACGGTTTGGCTGCAGTGCATGTGGCCACTGGCTTTGTAGATGGATGAGAGAGAATGGCGAAAGCACCATTCGCAGATTTTTACAAAGGGGTCTCCAACGACGCCCTTGGCGCGTATCTGAAGCGGATTGCTCAGGTTCCCCTCCTGAAGAAGGAGGAGGAGCTTATTCTGGGAAAGGCCTCTCAACAGGGAGATGAGAAGGCCTTGAAACAACTGGTGGAGGCCAACCTCCGTTTCGTGGTCAAGGTGGCCCTTCGTTATCGAGGATGCGGTCTGTCGCTGCCGGATCTGATCAACGAAGGCAACATCGGTCTGCTCGAAGCCGCGCGCCGCTACTCTCCGGACTACAACGTGAAGTTTATCACCTATGCAGTCTGGTGGATTCGACAAGCGATCATGCAGGCCTTGGCCGCAGGTGGGGGGGCGGTGAGGCTTCCGCTCCGCAAGGCTCGCCTCGCATCACGACTTGACGAGGTCCGCGCCGACCTTTCGCAGCAGCTACAAGCAGCGCCGACAGACTCAGAGGTAGCGGAAGAATTGGATCTGAGCGTAAGCGACCTGGAGGGGGCATTACACCGGGCGGGTCAGTTGGCGTTTCTCAGCGATGAGATCGGCCTTGAACAACGGATTGGGATGGAGTTATACGACTCGAAGCAGCTCCCTCCTGCCGACTACGAACTGATCCGGAGGTCGTTCCGCGAAGAGGTGGAGCGGATGCTTGGCAGTCTTACCCCCAGAGAGCGGCTTATTGTGGAGTTGCGCTTCGGGTTGGGGCAGGAAGATGCGATGACCCTCAAAGAGGTTGGTAAGCGACTTACGCTCTCGCGGGAGCGGGTCCGACAGATCGAGGAGCGCGCCAAACAGAAATTGCGCGTCATGGCCAAATCCAGACATCTGAAAGATTACTTGAATTAGACCTTCTCGCCTGCCGAACCACTCACCATGACGAGAGGGGCGGGATATTTCACTTGAAATGGATGGTAGTCGGATCGATAGGCCCTGACCCTTCACTGGTGATCAGGGCTTTTGTTTTTTTGCCTCGTGCAGCTCTTCAGGCTGATTGTTTCAGGGGGATGCATGGCCGACCAGTATGACAGCGCGGAGGCAGCGCGATGGCGGATGGTAGAGCAGCAGCTCAAGGCCCGAGATATTGTCGATGAGCGGGTCCTCGACGCGATGGGGAGGGTCCCCCGCCATCTGTTCGTAGAGCCGGCCCTGGAATATTATGCCTACGAAGACCGTCCTCTCTCTATCGGGGCGGGACAGACTATTTCCCAGCCGTATATTGTAGCGCTCATGATCCAGCTCCTCCGGGTGCAACCATGGCATCGGGTCCTTGAGGTTGGGACCGGTTCGGGCTATCAGGCCGCTATCCTGGCCGAACTGGCGGCCGAGGTCTATACCGTCGAGATCATCCCCTCACTTGCAGAAGAAGCCTGTACCCGCCTGGCGGCTCTCGGATACGGGAATGTGCATGCTCAACAGGGGGATGGATACGAGGGGTGGCCAGAGGTTGCTCCCTTTGACGGGATTGTGGTCGCTGCCGGCGCTCCGCAGATCCCGCTCCCGCTGATCGAGCAGCTACGCGAGGGGGGACGAATGGCGATCCCGGTAGGGATTGCGAGGGGGACGCAGGATCTGATTCTCGGAGAGAAACGCGGCGGGAAATTTCTGGTTCGCTCGATTGCGCCTGTGGTCTTCGTACCGTTGACGGGAAAGGGAGGCGCTCAGGACTGGTAATAGCTCGTAGTTCAGAGTTCAGGGTTCATCGTGTATGCAGACACAGCCCTCCCCAGAACGCCGGGCATAGTACTTAGAACGTAAATCTCGCTTTCTCTATGAACCTCGAACCTTGAACTTTGAACCGTGAACTACTGTGATCCCACTCAGGGATAACATCCCCTCCGATCGTACCCCCGTCGTCACGGTTGGGCTCATCGCCGCTAATATCCTTGTTTACTTGAACCAGTTGACGCTGCCACCACGGGCGGCGGTACAGTTTGTCCACCTGTATGGTCTCATTCCACTGGAGATCAGTAGTGGCGACCTCCTGGTTCCACATCCTGTTCCGCTCTACGCCACCGTCTTCACCTCGATGTT of the Candidatus Methylomirabilis sp. genome contains:
- the uppS gene encoding polyprenyl diphosphate synthase; translation: MFKHLLYRLYEGRLFQEVRGGELPRHIGLILDGNRRYAREHGYASLLEGHRKGAEKLEEVLNWCQELEIRMVTVWIFSTENISRSQEEVDGLLALIEKKMRDIAQDPKVHRKRMRIRAIGKMELLPPSTVQAIREAEEATRDYDAFFLNVAVGYGGRQEIADAVATMLRDKSERNIPLEKIIDDISIDEIGKYLYTYDLPDPDLIIRTSGEVRLSGFLLWQSAYSEYYFCDAYWPVFRKIDFFRAIRSFQQRERRFGV
- a CDS encoding exosortase system-associated protein, TIGR04073 family, encoding MKMTVRVVVLALVMSMALTTQAVAGELTHSTRGQKALRGAANLTLGLFIEWPKMICYEAREQGPLLGIPSGFLAGFGLGLMRMGVGAYELVTFPVAIPDDYRPILSPRYPFEPGRTVVSPALIARPQEGDRP
- the msrB gene encoding peptide-methionine (R)-S-oxide reductase MsrB, translated to MNDKLPKTDEEWKAQLTPEQFYVCRQKGTERPFSGEYHDCKEDGIYQCVCCGNELFGSDAKFDSRTGWPSFWAPLAPEQIKTVEDTDLLMRRTEVRCSRCDAHLGHVFADGPPPTRLRYCINSVALTLVKSAGQ
- a CDS encoding AbrB/MazE/SpoVT family DNA-binding domain-containing protein, whose product is MPLVKVKQKFQVTLPASVRRKMEVAVGDLLEADVRGKKITLTPKVAVDRALIEKRLAESFEDFRKGRVHGPFSSTKEVTRALRAGKSRKTA
- a CDS encoding four helix bundle protein, whose product is MRDHTKLRAFELADEVAMLVYRVTAGFPKTEMFVLTSQIRRAAVSVPSNIVEGCARDSEADYLRFLTIAFGSLRELRYQLHLAKRLGFLPNEESCLIEPKIVETEKVLNGLIRALRDDL
- a CDS encoding PaaI family thioesterase, giving the protein MDYEDDHMCFVCGKQNGDGLHLDFELIGDDRIRTEFTPSKRFQGWKDVLHGGIIATILDEVMVNGAYLRQIMAVTTKLQITLRRPVAIGERVVFYGQILKQGARTVDMKAWAEGENGTIVAEATGLLMKIRG
- a CDS encoding SAM-dependent chlorinase/fluorinase; its protein translation is MRRIVTLLTDFGLSDPFVGMMKGVILGINPHAVLVDLCHGSKAYEPSEAAFALITAYRFFPQGTIHVAVIDPGVGGPRRPLLVTCDGHLFIGPDNGLLAPLAEKAESSGVRAITATRYFLHPVSVTFHGRDIFAPVAAHLSLGVEPAELGEPIDDYVRLTLPRAAPFGTSGIKGEILHIDRFGNLVTNVTRVDLKHLAAGDLPAEFLVHVAGLEVPIVAYYGQVAPGVPGAVIGSADCLEIFVNQGDASRLLGVGRGAEVVVGRKDGEESRL
- a CDS encoding RNA polymerase sigma factor RpoD/SigA, whose protein sequence is MAKAPFADFYKGVSNDALGAYLKRIAQVPLLKKEEELILGKASQQGDEKALKQLVEANLRFVVKVALRYRGCGLSLPDLINEGNIGLLEAARRYSPDYNVKFITYAVWWIRQAIMQALAAGGGAVRLPLRKARLASRLDEVRADLSQQLQAAPTDSEVAEELDLSVSDLEGALHRAGQLAFLSDEIGLEQRIGMELYDSKQLPPADYELIRRSFREEVERMLGSLTPRERLIVELRFGLGQEDAMTLKEVGKRLTLSRERVRQIEERAKQKLRVMAKSRHLKDYLN
- a CDS encoding protein-L-isoaspartate(D-aspartate) O-methyltransferase, whose product is MADQYDSAEAARWRMVEQQLKARDIVDERVLDAMGRVPRHLFVEPALEYYAYEDRPLSIGAGQTISQPYIVALMIQLLRVQPWHRVLEVGTGSGYQAAILAELAAEVYTVEIIPSLAEEACTRLAALGYGNVHAQQGDGYEGWPEVAPFDGIVVAAGAPQIPLPLIEQLREGGRMAIPVGIARGTQDLILGEKRGGKFLVRSIAPVVFVPLTGKGGAQDW